Genomic segment of Limnochordia bacterium:
ATGAGAACTCATGCCTGCAAGGTACTAATGTGTTCCAAGGCATTTGCCGATTCCAGGATATCACCGGAATTGATTTCAAACTACTGGTCGAGGACAGCGTCAAATTCTGTACTATCCACAGCTTCAAGGGTCTGGAAGCACCAGTAGTCCTCCTCTTAGATGTGGAGGCCTTCGATGATAACTACCACCGTCACCTGAATTATACAGCGATATCCCGGGCGACCTCCCTTTTATATGTGTTTTATCACCGTTCCCTACACAAACGGTGGCAGCAGATCAAACCCGTCTAGGTTAAGATTGTTACCTGCTTATTGAGTTTTCCATGTGCCTATGGTAACATATAATCAACTTAGCCCAAAATCTGTAAGAAGATCCGTTGCATATAGCCTGTTGTCTGACTTGGTTACCGAGTCCTAGTCGCTTGCTGAGGGAGACTCTGTTCGTAACCAGGTCGCTCGAAAGTTGAGAATGCACATCCTTTGGTATAAGTTGTGCCAAACCGGCGAGGAGAGATTTAGTGGTACGGACGAGGCCTGAAAACCGTGTCGATGGCTCGTAAAGGATTGTATAGAAGGAGGGGATTGTTGAAGTAGCACGTTTACGGGATGAGTGGTGACATGTTTACCATGGTACAATGGATACCAGCGAGAGAACGACTTAAGAGCTTTGATGGTCGCTGTTTTCGTTGACCCACAACTCAATCTTCACACCGAGGTAACAGGAGACACTGTATCCAAAACCAAATTGGATGAAGGTGTAATTAATGGCTCACTAAATATTTAGGAAACAGCGTTGCTGACGTTCTAGAAATCATTCTTCAAATTATGATCTTTGTACCCGGGAGGGCAATGAGTATGCACAGCAAGCCAGGTTCACAAGTCGTAGTATTGATTGCCTGTGTCGCTGTCCTGATAGCAGTGCTAGCACCAATGACAGCTGCCCAGACTCTTGAATCTGTCACATTTAGCAACCCGATCGATATCGGTATTGCAGATCCTTGTGTAATTAGAGCTTCCGACGGAAGGTTCTACCTGTATAGCACGGGTCTTTCGGTGTGGTCATCAGATGATCTTGTCAACTGGAAACACGAAGGTAACGTGAAACCAAGCAACACCTGGGGTGTTGCCGATTTCTGGGCACCTGAGGTTGTTGAATACGAAGATTCGTTCTACTTATTCTATTCCGCCGAACGGTTACAAGGAGGGAAAAGGATTGGTGTGGCCATCAGTGAGAGTCCCATTGGGCCCTTTGTAGATCGAGGAAAACCCCTATTTGATTTTGGCTACGCGGCCATTGACGCTAGTCCGTTTATTGACGATGACGGTAGAAAATACCTTTTCTATTCGAAGGACCAAATGGGCACCGGTGGAGGACGCTACGAAAGCCACAGCTATGGTATTGAGCTTAGTGATGATTTCTTTTCTGTGATCGGGGAACCGGTGCTGTTAACCAAGCCGGACCAAGGTTGGGAAATGTACTCAGGTAACCATCTTTGGAACGAAGGTCAGTATGTCATTAAGCATAATGGTACATATTACCTGATGTATTCGGCCAATTACTTCGGCGGACCTGATTACTCCGTGGGATATGCCACTTCCGATTATCCCCTAGGACCATACGTCAAATACCAAAACAACCCGATTCTCAGCCGGGGCAGTTGGATCGGCAAAATCTCTGGGCCTGGCCATCATAGTGTCTGCCGATCTCCCGACGGGAATGAATGGTTCATCATCTACCATGTGCACGCTGATCCAGCGGTAGGCGGGGGGAATCGCCGTCTGTCCATTGATCGGATGGGCTTCCGGCAAGACGGTTCTATCTATGTAAATGGACCAACCCTAACCCCACAACCAAAGCCCGCTGGTGCAACCCCCTTGGTAAATCTGGCTCCACAAGCCGCTGTAAAGGCAAGTTCGGTCAAATCTTCCCACAGGGTGGAAGCCCTCACCGACGGAGAGATCGTCACCCAAATCAGAAACAGTCAGTACGACTGGGTCAGCAAAGATGGCGAGAACTCTTGGGTACGTCTTGAATGGACCCACCCCCAACGGGTCAAATACCTGTTTCTTTACGGTAGCATCAGCAGCGGGAGAAGGATCTCCCAAGGGACCGTATCTTTCGGTAATGAGCAAACACCCATCGGGAAGATCGCCGTGGATGAGTTTCCCAAAGAACCAGGAGCTGCAGCCATTATTACTCTCCCAGATGACCAGGATATTACCTGGATTGAGTTTCGCATTGATGAGTTAGTGAGCAAACGGGGAGAAGCAGCTCTTACCGAAGTAGTTGTCTTAGGATACCCCCTAGGGTATGTGTGGTTTTCCTCTGTAGTTGAAGGAACACAGATAACCGATCTGACTCCGATATGTGTTCAGGCGCCGGGTATAACACTTGAGCGGGTTCAGATTGACATCAATGGGCAAACCGTTTATGAAGGCGATTGTCTTCCTACAGAGCTAGTGCTAAACCCATCCCAACTAGATCGGGGTTACTATGACATTTTTGCTACCATGATCGACAAAGATGGGCAAGAGCATTGTTGCTCAACAAGATGCACGGTGGAGCACATTGATTTGGTCAAACCCGCACCAGGGACTTGGTTGACAGGAGAAGTCAGCATTGAGGTCGCACCACTAATCCCAAGTTGTGAGTTTGCCGACGTCCGTATTGATCTTGAGCGGGTAGTCGCCGATACCCGAGTCAGTAGACCCATGGACACTACCGGCATAGATCGCATGTCGTTTCAGGCGATGTCCTTGTCTCAGGAGTTTACTCTTAACACGCTATCCCTTGAAGATGGAGCCTATGACATTGTTATCCATGCTACCACTGTCCATGGAATCCAATCGGAGAGGCGGGAGCGCGTTGTCATTAGCAATTGGAATGTACTGGAGGATCACATTCTGCCTCCAAAGGACCTAGGATGGTTCGGCACCACCGAAGCGCTTAAAACCACAAAAAAATCCAGTGGGTGGCACTATACCGGCGATGATCCTGAACTGTTCTTTGGGGATAGAGATCGAATCATGCGTAGTGGGGAGAAAGATGAGTACCTAATCTGGAACATGGCCAACCTACACCGCTATGCCTTGACCTTATACAGCAAAGATCCAGCAATTGAGGAGAGCATATTAATAGAAACTTCTGCTGATGGGAGAACATGGCACATGGTGCCCTATGTCGTAGACCTGGTCTACCCAGAAAAAAGTAACTCAAACCCATGGCTAGAACTTAATGTCACTGGCAAAGTCCCAAAAACATCAGATGCTAAGTTCCTGCGACTTACTTTCACCAACAAAGGGCTTTCGAAGGATGCACTACAGCTTGGTTATGTACGACTGATCGGTGCGAAGGATCCAGGACTCTTACACTTAATTGTTGATTAGCTTATTGGTGGGGTAGGGTCTATACACAGTGGGCACATGGTGCAATGAATTAAAGAGAACATCTAATGCAAAACGATTATCACGGAAATTCTCGCCGATAGGAGGACGAAGCATGGAAAAGCCGGCCTATGGATTGATCGTAGTTGCTCTACTTTGCACACTGTTAGTACCAAGTACAGTAGCATCAGAGGATCTAGACTCTCTCATATACGTTAGTGAGGACAATGGGGCTTTCCACATGCTCACTGACGCCATACA
This window contains:
- a CDS encoding glycoside hydrolase family 43 protein produces the protein MHSKPGSQVVVLIACVAVLIAVLAPMTAAQTLESVTFSNPIDIGIADPCVIRASDGRFYLYSTGLSVWSSDDLVNWKHEGNVKPSNTWGVADFWAPEVVEYEDSFYLFYSAERLQGGKRIGVAISESPIGPFVDRGKPLFDFGYAAIDASPFIDDDGRKYLFYSKDQMGTGGGRYESHSYGIELSDDFFSVIGEPVLLTKPDQGWEMYSGNHLWNEGQYVIKHNGTYYLMYSANYFGGPDYSVGYATSDYPLGPYVKYQNNPILSRGSWIGKISGPGHHSVCRSPDGNEWFIIYHVHADPAVGGGNRRLSIDRMGFRQDGSIYVNGPTLTPQPKPAGATPLVNLAPQAAVKASSVKSSHRVEALTDGEIVTQIRNSQYDWVSKDGENSWVRLEWTHPQRVKYLFLYGSISSGRRISQGTVSFGNEQTPIGKIAVDEFPKEPGAAAIITLPDDQDITWIEFRIDELVSKRGEAALTEVVVLGYPLGYVWFSSVVEGTQITDLTPICVQAPGITLERVQIDINGQTVYEGDCLPTELVLNPSQLDRGYYDIFATMIDKDGQEHCCSTRCTVEHIDLVKPAPGTWLTGEVSIEVAPLIPSCEFADVRIDLERVVADTRVSRPMDTTGIDRMSFQAMSLSQEFTLNTLSLEDGAYDIVIHATTVHGIQSERRERVVISNWNVLEDHILPPKDLGWFGTTEALKTTKKSSGWHYTGDDPELFFGDRDRIMRSGEKDEYLIWNMANLHRYALTLYSKDPAIEESILIETSADGRTWHMVPYVVDLVYPEKSNSNPWLELNVTGKVPKTSDAKFLRLTFTNKGLSKDALQLGYVRLIGAKDPGLLHLIVD